In Manis pentadactyla isolate mManPen7 chromosome 8, mManPen7.hap1, whole genome shotgun sequence, the following are encoded in one genomic region:
- the CALHM3 gene encoding calcium homeostasis modulator protein 3 — protein MEKFHMLFQHFRSSSESVMNGICLLLAVVTVKLYSSFDFNCPCLARYNALYGLGLLLTPPLALFLCGLLANRQSAVMVEEWRRPAGHRRKDPGIIRYMCSSALQRALVAPLVWLLLALLDGKCFVCAFSSSVDPEKFLDFANMTPSEVQLFLAKMPCKEDELVRDSPTRKAVSRYLRCLSQAIGWSITLLLIVVAFLARCLRPCFDQTVFLQRRYWSNYVDLEQKLFDETCCEHARDFAHRCVLHFFASMQSEMRAWGRRGDTASRNSKCPEMPELPEGLEGGKAHLRAVSSREQVDHLLSTWYSSKPPLDLVASPGLWGRGLSYRAPSVAVGTKPSQHTDV, from the exons ATGGAGAAATTCCACATGCTCTTCCAGCACTTCCGGTCCAGCTCAGAGTCAGTGATGAATGGCATCTGCCTGCTGCTGGCCGTGGTCACCGTCAAGCTGTACTCCTCCTTCGACTTCAACTGCCCGTGCCTGGCGCGCTACAATGCCCTCTATGGCCTGGGCCTGCTGCTCACACCCCCGCTTGCCCTGTTCCTCTGTGGCCTCCTTGCCAACCGGCAGTCGGCGGTGATGGTTGAGGAGTGGCGCCGGCCTGCAGGGCACCGGAGGAAGGACCCAGGCATCATCAG gtaTATGTGCTCTTCCGCGCTGCAGAGAGCACTGGTTGCCCCCCTTGTCTGGCTCCTGCTGGCTCTCCTGGATGGGAAGTGCTTCGTGTGTGCCTTCAGCAGCTCCGTGGATCCTGAGAAGTTTCTGGACTTTGCCAACATGACCCCCAGCGAGGTGCAGCTCTTCTTGGCCAAGATGCCCTGCAAAGAGGATGAGCTGGTCAGGGACAGTCCCACTCGAAAGGCGGTGTCTCGCTACCTGCGGTGCCTGTCACAG GCCATCGGCTGGAGTATCACCCTGCTGCTCATCGTGGTGGCCTTCCTGGCCCGCTGCCTGAGGCCCTGCTTCGACCAGACAGTCTTCCTGCAGCGCAGATACTGGAGCAACTATGTGGACCTGGAGCAGAAGCTCTTTGACGAGACATGCTGTGAACATGCGCGGGACTTCGCCCACCGCTGCGTGCTGCACTTCTTCGCCAGCATGCAGAGCGAGATGCGGGCTTGGGGGCGCCGCGGGGACACCGCCAGCAGGAACTCCAAGTGCCCTGAAATGCCTGAGCTCCCTGAGGGCCTAGAAGGTGGAAAGGCTCACCTGCGTGCAGTCTCCAGCCGGGAACAGGTGGACCATCTCCTGAGCACCTGGTACTCCAGCAAACCGCCACTTGACCTCGTGGCATCCCCTGGGCTCTGGGGGCGTGGTCTCAGCTACCGTGCCCCCTCTGTGGCTGTGGGCACCAAGCCTTCCCAGCACACTGATGTATAA